In the genome of Desulfofarcimen acetoxidans DSM 771, one region contains:
- a CDS encoding sulfite exporter TauE/SafE family protein translates to MAGGAMPTAGEAITFLTMTPPFAIKLAAIGFVGGLLSGFLGSGGAFIMTPAMMSLGVPGIMAVAANITHKFGKAIVGSKKHGEFGNVDRKMGIVMFIALLAGVQVAVTMNSGVLHKLGQAGSNLYISVLFVVMLTGVSLFMARDISNIKKGIKPKGGGLAEKIKNINLPPMVYFKVANVRTSVWLALAVGFATGFLAGSIGVGGFIGVPAMIYILGVPTYVAAGTELFLAVFSGMQGAFMYALYGYVDLRIVLCLYLGSLLGLTLGAIGTRVVRGFQIKIVMTSVIAVVAISRVLMVPVYLNDLGSLSMAKAMHDNLTLASNLILYASGLVGSGIILSWMLKAYRRGSIVKGQVAESKASAS, encoded by the coding sequence ATGGCAGGTGGAGCAATGCCGACAGCAGGGGAAGCTATTACGTTTCTTACTATGACTCCCCCGTTTGCTATAAAACTTGCGGCAATTGGTTTTGTAGGAGGGTTATTAAGCGGGTTTTTAGGTTCCGGTGGAGCCTTTATCATGACACCTGCTATGATGAGCCTTGGTGTCCCTGGTATAATGGCTGTAGCCGCGAATATTACACATAAATTCGGTAAGGCTATAGTTGGTTCCAAGAAACATGGTGAATTTGGTAATGTTGATAGAAAAATGGGCATAGTAATGTTTATCGCGCTATTGGCCGGTGTGCAGGTTGCTGTAACTATGAACAGCGGGGTTTTGCATAAGTTGGGTCAGGCCGGTTCAAATTTGTATATCAGTGTTTTGTTTGTGGTTATGCTTACAGGTGTATCACTGTTTATGGCCCGTGACATCAGTAATATAAAGAAAGGCATAAAACCCAAAGGTGGAGGCTTGGCTGAAAAAATAAAGAACATAAACCTTCCGCCCATGGTTTATTTTAAGGTTGCCAATGTTAGAACCTCTGTCTGGCTTGCTCTGGCAGTTGGTTTTGCCACAGGTTTTTTGGCGGGTTCTATCGGTGTAGGCGGTTTTATCGGTGTGCCGGCAATGATTTATATACTGGGTGTGCCGACTTATGTGGCCGCCGGTACAGAACTCTTTTTGGCTGTGTTCTCCGGGATGCAGGGAGCTTTCATGTATGCTCTTTACGGCTATGTTGATTTAAGAATTGTACTTTGCCTGTATTTGGGCTCTTTGTTAGGCTTAACTCTTGGCGCTATCGGTACGCGTGTAGTGCGTGGTTTTCAAATTAAAATTGTTATGACCAGTGTTATTGCGGTGGTGGCCATAAGCCGTGTATTAATGGTTCCTGTATATTTGAATGATCTGGGTAGTTTGTCAATGGCTAAAGCCATGCATGATAACTTAACTTTGGCCAGTAATTTAATACTTTATGCCAGTGGTTTGGTTGGCTCAGGTATTATTCTCAGTTGGATGCTTAAGGCTTATCGAAGGGGTTCGATTGTCAAAGGTCAAGTTGCTGAAAGTAAAGCCAGCGCATCATAA
- the atoS gene encoding two-component system sensor histidine kinase AtoS, which yields MRKLILKKLNNVSFGNRILFFVLLLLVIPVLLIGYMLHISKNSEMALLENQKKTLNMAAYRIEQEIPGSLSSYLESQGAAKLSREEQRIILGKMVNGVIGSVHRDYPNVHMGIYCKELDVFYDGTERLNENYSLRRKKAFDETLEKQQDVFQNVGSEEGGIVEIYKPFVRDNRVEGVIRIADYLSEVGYYTKRREVETIVYAVILTLIVTGIGGSMLLFRQFVDQVHHIRDGVNLLENNLSKTLTAAPGELGEIVNAVNRFAKKISDLNLYNQTMLLSINDAILVVDAAGKLIIASNMAKEIFNLPPDFFYKHYAEVLPVDPPFADYMRRTLEDNWYSKDLLVVWHTEAKELLQLLLSASPLLDAQDNIIGAVLTVHDITERVKLRERVHRQERLAALGKLVAGVAHEIRNPLTSISCYIQHWQDQNIPSPKALSTMFREVTRLDTIVDQLLYFAKPAEAKFIKKDINFLIEDVLGFFQEVYKDKCNFVRNYQSNLPLVWIDPEQIERVLANMFFNAMQAIQEEITVTVSTEYCAAKDKVYVSVSDTGCGIPPENLAQLFDPFFSTRPKGTGLGLAIAHEIIQAHGGHIEVESEVGRGAKFSFYLKTKEED from the coding sequence ATGCGCAAGCTTATACTAAAAAAACTAAACAATGTAAGTTTTGGTAACCGCATTTTGTTCTTTGTTCTATTACTATTAGTTATCCCGGTGCTTTTGATCGGTTATATGCTGCATATCAGCAAGAATAGTGAGATGGCTTTGTTAGAAAATCAGAAAAAAACCCTCAATATGGCTGCTTATCGTATCGAACAGGAGATACCCGGTAGTTTGAGCAGTTATTTGGAAAGTCAAGGCGCGGCTAAACTGAGCAGGGAAGAGCAAAGAATCATTCTGGGCAAAATGGTTAACGGGGTAATAGGCAGTGTTCACCGGGATTACCCAAATGTTCATATGGGGATATATTGTAAAGAATTGGATGTATTTTATGACGGTACGGAGCGATTAAATGAAAATTATTCACTGCGCCGCAAGAAGGCTTTTGATGAAACTCTGGAAAAACAACAGGATGTTTTTCAAAATGTGGGCTCAGAGGAAGGTGGAATTGTCGAAATATATAAGCCTTTTGTCAGGGATAACCGGGTGGAAGGCGTTATCAGAATTGCTGACTATCTTTCCGAGGTTGGTTATTATACCAAGCGTCGGGAAGTAGAGACTATAGTTTACGCTGTTATTTTAACTCTTATTGTTACCGGGATTGGCGGCAGCATGCTGCTATTCCGGCAGTTTGTCGACCAGGTGCACCATATCAGGGATGGTGTAAATTTATTGGAAAATAATTTAAGCAAAACCTTAACTGCAGCACCGGGTGAGTTGGGTGAAATAGTAAACGCTGTTAACCGTTTTGCTAAAAAAATATCTGACCTTAATCTATATAATCAAACTATGCTGCTTTCAATTAATGATGCTATTTTAGTGGTCGATGCGGCCGGAAAGCTAATTATTGCCAGCAATATGGCTAAAGAGATTTTTAACCTTCCGCCGGATTTTTTTTATAAGCATTACGCTGAGGTGCTGCCTGTTGATCCTCCTTTTGCCGATTATATGAGGAGGACACTGGAAGATAACTGGTATTCTAAAGATTTGCTGGTTGTTTGGCATACTGAGGCGAAGGAGTTGTTGCAGCTTCTTTTAAGCGCTTCGCCTTTGTTGGATGCTCAAGATAATATTATCGGCGCTGTTTTGACTGTGCATGATATTACTGAACGTGTTAAACTTAGGGAAAGGGTTCACCGTCAGGAACGCTTGGCGGCTCTGGGTAAACTGGTCGCCGGTGTGGCGCATGAAATCAGAAACCCTCTTACTTCAATTAGTTGTTATATTCAGCACTGGCAGGATCAAAATATCCCAAGTCCCAAGGCCCTGTCAACCATGTTTAGAGAAGTGACCAGGCTTGATACAATAGTAGACCAGCTTTTGTATTTTGCCAAGCCGGCCGAGGCGAAATTTATCAAAAAGGATATTAACTTTTTAATAGAAGATGTGTTAGGTTTCTTTCAAGAGGTTTACAAGGATAAATGCAATTTTGTTCGAAATTACCAATCAAATTTACCTCTGGTATGGATCGATCCGGAGCAGATCGAGCGTGTTTTGGCAAATATGTTTTTTAACGCTATGCAGGCAATACAGGAAGAAATAACTGTTACCGTAAGCACTGAATATTGTGCGGCCAAAGATAAGGTTTATGTTTCCGTATCGGATACCGGTTGTGGAATTCCCCCTGAAAACTTGGCTCAGCTATTCGATCCTTTCTTTTCTACTCGTCCTAAAGGAACCGGTCTTGGATTGGCTATTGCGCATGAGATAATACAAGCGCATGGTGGGCATATTGAAGTGGAAAGTGAGGTAGGTCGGGGAGCAAAATTTTCGTTTTATTTAAAAACGAAGGAGGAAGATTAG
- a CDS encoding sigma-54-dependent transcriptional regulator produces MTKPAKLVLVVDDESSVREVLTDIFLDSGFNVKTASNGRDALDKIDQYQPDVVFMDIRMPEMGGIEVLEIINRRGSQIPIILMTAYGSTETTIEAMKLGAFDYLMKPLNIKEVMRVLEKAVEIKELIDDNTDMPDEDIEYKEDQMIGFSPIMQNVYKIIGRVANTSATVLIRGESGTGKELVARAIHYNSVRKDKPFIKINCASIPESLLESELFGYERGAFTGAVSVKSGRFELANKGTLFLDEIGEMSPALQAKLLRVLQEKEFDRLGGTETIKVDVRIIAATNIDLEKSIEEGVFREDLFYRLNVVDIMLPPLRERKEDIPALVDYIIKCCNVEYSKAVTGFSNEAAAMLRAYDWPGNVRELKNLCERAVLMSSGPVLTLDDLPISLKKGSKRLSWLSEIEGESFKEIVSEVEREVIIKALEDNNWNRSAAASALKMNRSSFYAKMKELGIIE; encoded by the coding sequence ATGACCAAGCCTGCTAAGCTGGTTCTGGTAGTAGATGATGAGAGCAGTGTACGTGAGGTGCTCACGGATATTTTCCTGGACAGCGGCTTTAATGTGAAAACAGCCTCAAACGGTCGGGATGCTCTGGATAAAATTGATCAATATCAGCCGGATGTTGTTTTCATGGATATAAGAATGCCTGAAATGGGCGGTATTGAGGTGCTGGAAATTATAAATAGAAGGGGCAGTCAAATACCAATAATTCTTATGACTGCCTACGGATCAACGGAAACGACGATTGAGGCTATGAAATTAGGTGCTTTTGATTATTTAATGAAGCCTTTAAATATTAAGGAAGTCATGAGGGTTTTGGAAAAGGCTGTAGAAATAAAAGAATTGATTGATGATAATACAGATATGCCGGATGAAGATATTGAATATAAAGAAGATCAGATGATCGGTTTTTCACCTATTATGCAGAATGTTTATAAAATTATCGGCCGGGTTGCCAACACCTCAGCTACAGTGTTAATCCGCGGGGAAAGCGGTACCGGCAAAGAGCTGGTGGCACGGGCCATTCATTATAACAGTGTGCGAAAGGATAAACCTTTTATAAAAATCAATTGCGCCTCCATACCGGAAAGTTTGTTGGAAAGTGAACTGTTTGGTTATGAAAGAGGGGCCTTTACAGGAGCAGTGAGTGTTAAATCAGGCAGGTTTGAGCTGGCAAATAAAGGGACATTGTTTTTGGATGAAATTGGAGAAATGTCTCCTGCTTTACAGGCAAAACTGCTAAGAGTGCTGCAGGAGAAGGAATTTGACAGGTTGGGCGGTACTGAAACTATTAAGGTTGATGTGCGGATTATTGCCGCTACGAATATCGACTTGGAAAAGTCTATCGAGGAAGGGGTATTTAGGGAGGACCTGTTTTATCGCCTTAATGTTGTAGATATTATGTTGCCTCCCTTAAGAGAGAGAAAAGAAGATATACCCGCACTGGTGGACTATATCATTAAATGCTGCAATGTTGAGTACAGTAAGGCTGTAACGGGTTTTTCCAATGAGGCAGCCGCAATGTTGAGAGCCTATGACTGGCCGGGCAATGTACGAGAATTGAAAAACCTGTGTGAGCGAGCCGTGTTGATGTCAAGCGGGCCGGTTCTTACTCTGGATGACCTGCCAATAAGTCTAAAAAAGGGTTCTAAACGGTTAAGCTGGCTTTCTGAGATTGAAGGAGAATCTTTTAAAGAGATAGTCTCGGAGGTTGAACGGGAGGTTATAATTAAAGCGCTGGAAGATAATAACTGGAACAGATCGGCAGCTGCCAGCGCCTTAAAAATGAACCGCAGCTCGTTTTATGCAAAGATGAAAGAGCTGGGTATCATCGAATAA
- a CDS encoding cyclic nucleotide-binding/CBS domain-containing protein: MARVSTVQSIMIPKEDYPVIKQDALVVEAINTLSVFFHQKDGTWFGFQSLLVINNKGIPIGILTLRSLLKALKMKAGGEQLTKNRSFSDFYFAHYLDDASITVKEIMRPINMVTVQKDESVFEALLLVVKRRVNSLPVMDKKQLVGIVRTIDLFWSLGELLE, from the coding sequence ATGGCCCGAGTATCTACAGTTCAAAGCATCATGATTCCCAAAGAGGATTACCCGGTCATAAAGCAGGATGCATTAGTCGTAGAAGCTATTAATACTTTAAGTGTATTTTTTCATCAAAAGGACGGCACCTGGTTCGGTTTTCAATCCCTTCTTGTAATTAATAATAAAGGGATTCCCATTGGTATTCTGACTTTGCGAAGTCTGTTAAAGGCTCTGAAGATGAAAGCCGGTGGTGAGCAACTGACAAAAAACCGTTCATTCAGTGATTTTTATTTCGCTCATTATCTGGATGATGCAAGTATCACGGTTAAAGAGATTATGCGACCGATTAATATGGTTACCGTACAGAAAGATGAATCTGTATTTGAGGCCCTGCTTCTGGTGGTTAAAAGGAGGGTGAATTCTTTACCGGTGATGGACAAAAAACAACTGGTAGGCATTGTCCGGACAATTGATTTGTTCTGGTCACTGGGAGAATTATTGGAATAA
- a CDS encoding cyclic nucleotide-binding/CBS domain-containing protein, whose amino-acid sequence MVRNKAVEEIMIPVEDYQKIAEDATVYDAIKVIQNSFHRDGMAWHGHRSVLVINNCSQFVGVLTIRGLLKAAGLQELLDDIGIKSESWGWYYMQRLKENSIRVRDVMRPINSASVNAGDSIYEAAKVLLKYNVNSLPVLRNNQLVGVVRVLDIFAVIKNYFVV is encoded by the coding sequence TTGGTACGTAATAAGGCAGTTGAAGAAATAATGATTCCGGTAGAAGATTATCAAAAAATTGCCGAGGATGCTACAGTTTACGATGCAATTAAGGTTATACAGAATTCCTTTCACCGGGATGGAATGGCTTGGCATGGACATAGAAGCGTTCTGGTTATAAATAATTGCAGTCAATTTGTAGGTGTCCTAACTATACGGGGTTTACTGAAAGCAGCCGGCTTACAGGAATTGCTTGATGATATAGGTATTAAGTCTGAGTCCTGGGGCTGGTACTATATGCAGCGTTTAAAAGAGAATTCAATCAGGGTCAGAGATGTTATGAGGCCTATTAACAGTGCCTCGGTTAATGCCGGAGACAGTATTTACGAGGCAGCTAAGGTATTGCTAAAATATAATGTAAACTCATTGCCGGTATTAAGGAATAATCAATTAGTGGGTGTAGTGCGTGTATTGGATATTTTTGCGGTTATTAAGAATTATTTTGTTGTTTAA
- a CDS encoding methyl-accepting chemotaxis protein gives MIVLRFRNMKLATKIISSFILVLLVISIAALIAVYKFGVIYEEAVNLQKNEMPRYNNAYMLQKYLDQQVMELRAFMLYGDEKYALQFAETAKKASQKTQEIANASRQPKNIELMNKIKSSNDHYVEVCLQEVIPLVRAGDLPGAKEAGTTVLDEYQETQRLLQEYTDSKYTDIDKIVTSTVDDAAAVRRLVVIIITIAILIALLIAVLITRSISSPIVEVTNEMHRMGAENDLTERELQIKSNDEIGKLRVTFNKMLKDRRGMIMEISGSSNNLAAHSQQLSATSEQVTSAVQEVVGTITELASIVEEQSASSSIINRTSEEMAVKARQGSQAVDNTMQKMDLINGKVLESTAVISDLAKRSHEIGQILEVITNIADQTNLLALNAAIEAARAGEAGRGFAVVAEEVRKLAEQSAGATKDIASIVKEIQQQTELAVTSMSDVSLQVNDGVKVSQETGDVLTEIITEINQVSKMIAEISSAIENTSQMAQNLAAASEQTNANIEQVSSSAHDLTSMAERLQALTAMYKL, from the coding sequence ATGATAGTTTTGAGATTTAGAAATATGAAACTGGCTACAAAGATAATCAGCTCTTTTATACTGGTTTTGCTGGTTATATCAATAGCTGCACTGATAGCCGTGTATAAATTCGGTGTCATTTATGAAGAGGCAGTTAATTTGCAGAAAAACGAAATGCCAAGGTACAATAATGCTTACATGCTGCAGAAATACCTTGACCAGCAGGTGATGGAACTAAGGGCCTTTATGCTTTACGGTGATGAGAAATATGCCCTCCAGTTTGCTGAGACGGCAAAAAAAGCTTCTCAAAAAACTCAGGAAATTGCAAACGCCAGTCGCCAGCCGAAAAATATAGAATTGATGAATAAGATAAAATCAAGCAATGATCATTATGTAGAGGTATGTCTGCAGGAGGTTATCCCTCTGGTCAGAGCAGGTGATTTGCCCGGAGCAAAGGAAGCGGGTACTACTGTACTGGATGAATACCAGGAAACTCAGAGATTGCTTCAGGAGTATACTGACAGCAAGTATACCGATATAGATAAAATAGTGACAAGTACTGTTGACGATGCCGCGGCAGTGAGAAGACTGGTCGTAATTATAATAACCATAGCTATTTTAATTGCTCTCTTAATTGCAGTGTTAATAACCAGGTCCATATCCAGTCCGATTGTTGAAGTAACTAATGAAATGCACAGAATGGGCGCAGAAAATGACTTGACTGAAAGAGAGTTGCAGATTAAATCAAATGATGAGATAGGCAAATTAAGGGTTACTTTTAATAAAATGCTTAAGGACAGGCGAGGCATGATTATGGAAATAAGCGGTTCTTCCAATAATTTGGCAGCCCACAGCCAACAGTTATCTGCTACCTCCGAACAAGTGACCTCGGCGGTGCAGGAGGTAGTGGGGACTATAACTGAGTTGGCCTCTATTGTGGAAGAGCAGTCTGCCAGTTCCAGTATTATTAACCGCACATCTGAAGAAATGGCAGTTAAGGCTCGACAGGGCAGCCAGGCAGTGGATAATACCATGCAGAAGATGGATTTGATTAACGGCAAAGTACTGGAAAGCACAGCCGTGATCAGTGATTTAGCTAAACGCTCTCACGAGATCGGACAAATACTTGAAGTTATCACTAATATAGCTGATCAGACCAACCTGTTGGCTTTGAATGCGGCTATTGAAGCGGCCAGAGCAGGTGAAGCCGGCAGGGGTTTTGCCGTGGTGGCGGAGGAAGTTCGCAAGTTAGCTGAACAGTCGGCCGGTGCCACTAAAGATATTGCCAGTATTGTTAAAGAGATACAACAGCAGACCGAACTGGCGGTGACATCCATGAGCGATGTTAGCCTGCAGGTAAATGATGGGGTAAAAGTATCACAGGAAACAGGCGATGTGCTGACAGAAATAATAACTGAAATAAACCAGGTTTCCAAAATGATAGCGGAAATATCCTCAGCCATAGAGAATACTTCTCAGATGGCACAGAACTTAGCGGCAGCCAGTGAGCAAACCAACGCCAATATAGAACAGGTGTCGAGTTCTGCTCATGATTTGACAAGTATGGCAGAGCGCCTTCAGGCATTAACTGCTATGTATAAACTATAA
- a CDS encoding P-II family nitrogen regulator, with protein sequence MKKIEAVIRPSKLEEVKDGLGKCGVLGMTVSQVLGCGLQKGRTGIYRGHEYSINLLPKVRLEIIVVDELVDKVIDIIIKAARTGEVGDGKIFVLPVENALRIRTGDRGDDALR encoded by the coding sequence GTGAAGAAGATTGAAGCTGTTATACGGCCATCCAAGCTTGAAGAGGTTAAAGACGGCTTGGGGAAGTGCGGTGTTTTGGGTATGACCGTTTCCCAGGTCCTTGGATGTGGCCTGCAGAAAGGCAGAACCGGTATATATCGTGGTCATGAGTATAGCATAAATTTGCTGCCCAAGGTTAGGCTGGAGATAATAGTTGTGGATGAGTTGGTGGATAAGGTAATTGACATAATTATTAAAGCAGCCAGAACCGGTGAAGTGGGTGACGGTAAGATATTTGTTCTACCGGTTGAGAATGCTTTAAGGATTCGAACTGGTGACAGAGGAGACGATGCTCTGCGTTAG
- a CDS encoding ammonium transporter, with translation MEVSSQSLAVGLDTVWVLLCAALVFLMEGGFAFLEAGFIRAKNSVNIVMKVFTDTTVGMLAYWLIGFSVMFGLDHSGLWGSGGYMVSGSFSHLGLRIPICAFWLFQAAFAMALASIVSGAVAERMKFFPYMVYTFCAAAFVYPIAGHWVWNSGGWLAQMGMKDFAGSAVVHAVGGWSALAAVMVLGPRRGKFNEDGSVNVIPAHNLHLAFLGAFILWFGWFGFNPGSSLSGLDGNIASIAMTTNLSAAAGGFMGMVFTRLKYGKADPSMAMNGALAGLVAITGGTAYVTPGSSVIIGLIAGILVVLAVEFFDKVKADDPVGAIAVHGVNGVWGALALGLFAKDGGLFYGGGVKFLSIQALGVVSVSVWAFGLTFLIFSLLKATVGIRVTADEEMEGLDLSEHGIPAYCGLVVSPINIQESTEIGGQSLQASLINTPGFSLANTNE, from the coding sequence ATGGAAGTCAGTTCGCAATCACTTGCAGTAGGGCTTGATACTGTTTGGGTATTGCTCTGTGCAGCACTGGTTTTTCTCATGGAAGGCGGCTTTGCTTTTTTGGAAGCCGGTTTCATTCGGGCCAAAAACTCAGTAAATATTGTCATGAAGGTTTTTACAGATACGACTGTAGGCATGTTAGCTTATTGGTTAATTGGTTTTAGTGTTATGTTTGGACTGGATCACTCGGGGTTGTGGGGAAGTGGCGGCTATATGGTCAGCGGCAGCTTCTCGCACCTGGGATTAAGAATACCTATTTGCGCGTTCTGGTTATTCCAGGCAGCATTTGCCATGGCACTGGCCTCAATCGTTTCAGGTGCTGTGGCAGAGAGAATGAAGTTTTTTCCTTATATGGTCTATACTTTTTGTGCCGCGGCCTTTGTTTACCCCATAGCCGGTCACTGGGTCTGGAACTCCGGCGGCTGGTTGGCCCAAATGGGTATGAAGGATTTTGCCGGGTCAGCGGTTGTTCACGCTGTGGGAGGATGGAGTGCTTTAGCTGCAGTGATGGTTTTAGGACCCCGCCGCGGCAAATTTAATGAAGACGGCTCTGTAAATGTTATACCGGCACATAACCTGCATTTAGCGTTTTTAGGGGCTTTTATTCTCTGGTTTGGTTGGTTTGGTTTTAACCCAGGCAGTTCTTTGTCGGGCTTGGATGGGAATATTGCTTCGATTGCAATGACAACTAATCTGTCAGCTGCTGCCGGTGGATTTATGGGGATGGTCTTTACCCGGTTAAAATACGGCAAGGCAGATCCCAGTATGGCTATGAACGGCGCTCTTGCCGGATTGGTAGCTATTACAGGCGGTACAGCCTATGTTACACCGGGCAGCTCTGTTATTATCGGACTCATTGCAGGTATTTTGGTTGTTCTTGCGGTAGAGTTTTTTGATAAAGTGAAAGCCGATGACCCTGTCGGTGCCATAGCCGTACATGGTGTTAACGGTGTTTGGGGAGCCCTGGCTCTCGGTTTGTTTGCTAAAGATGGCGGTTTATTTTACGGTGGCGGTGTTAAGTTCTTATCAATACAGGCTCTGGGTGTTGTTTCTGTATCAGTGTGGGCTTTTGGGCTAACCTTTTTGATATTCAGTCTGCTTAAAGCTACTGTGGGTATCAGGGTAACCGCCGATGAAGAAATGGAAGGCTTGGATTTAAGTGAGCATGGCATACCCGCGTATTGCGGTCTGGTAGTAAGTCCCATAAATATTCAGGAAAGTACTGAAATAGGCGGGCAAAGTCTGCAAGCATCATTAATTAACACCCCTGGATTTTCACTTGCCAATACCAATGAATAA
- a CDS encoding ammonium transporter produces MLKNLWRLVLVTLSMLLLPGLAWAEDAVPPAINAGDTAFVLMSAALVLLMTPGLALFYGGMVREKNVLSVIMQSFIVIGLVSVQWVLFGYSAAFGPDIKHIIGSMDWAGLANVGQDPNTDYAGTVPHLAFMSFQLMFAIITAALITGSFAERMRFPAFLIFTLLWTSLVYDPLAHWVWGVDGWLRNLGALDFAGGTVVHISSGVSGLVAAIVLGRRKGYGTEPMIPHHLPMTVLGASLLWFGWFGFNAGSAVSANGLACSAFVVTNTAAAAAALSWVAVEWMRHGKPTVLGAASGCVAGLVAITPASGFVSPLAAIVIGLVAGVLCYLAVSVLKTKLGYDDSLDAFGVHGLGGTWGAVATGLFASKAVNSAGNDGLFYGNAAQLVTQIETVAVTWLFAGLATFIILKVVGLFCKLRVDADDEEAGLDITQHGEEAYAANVSSGTLFRDTMA; encoded by the coding sequence ATGTTGAAAAATTTATGGCGGTTAGTTTTGGTAACATTAAGCATGTTGCTGTTACCCGGTCTAGCCTGGGCAGAAGATGCTGTTCCACCTGCAATTAATGCGGGTGACACTGCTTTTGTACTTATGTCGGCAGCTCTTGTCCTATTGATGACTCCTGGTCTGGCTCTATTTTACGGTGGGATGGTGCGCGAGAAGAATGTTTTGAGTGTTATTATGCAAAGTTTCATTGTTATTGGGCTTGTTTCTGTTCAATGGGTATTGTTCGGTTACAGTGCGGCTTTTGGCCCGGACATCAAACATATTATAGGTTCTATGGATTGGGCCGGTCTGGCTAATGTAGGTCAGGATCCTAATACAGATTATGCCGGTACTGTTCCGCACCTGGCTTTCATGTCCTTTCAGTTAATGTTTGCTATTATTACCGCGGCTTTAATTACTGGCTCTTTTGCTGAAAGAATGCGTTTCCCGGCTTTTCTAATCTTTACTTTGCTCTGGACCTCACTGGTTTATGATCCTCTGGCCCACTGGGTATGGGGTGTTGACGGTTGGCTGAGAAATCTGGGTGCCTTAGACTTTGCCGGAGGTACTGTAGTCCATATTAGTTCAGGTGTTTCGGGATTGGTGGCAGCCATAGTGCTGGGCAGGCGTAAAGGGTATGGTACCGAGCCGATGATTCCGCATCATTTGCCGATGACAGTTCTTGGTGCTTCGCTTCTCTGGTTTGGCTGGTTTGGTTTTAATGCGGGCAGCGCAGTGTCAGCAAACGGTCTGGCTTGCAGTGCCTTTGTAGTGACTAACACGGCTGCAGCCGCCGCAGCTCTTTCATGGGTTGCAGTGGAATGGATGAGACATGGCAAGCCCACAGTGCTGGGTGCTGCCAGCGGATGTGTGGCCGGTTTGGTTGCCATCACTCCCGCTTCAGGATTTGTCAGTCCCCTGGCAGCAATTGTTATTGGTTTGGTGGCAGGCGTGCTTTGTTACCTGGCAGTAAGTGTATTGAAAACAAAGTTAGGTTATGATGATTCACTGGATGCTTTTGGTGTGCATGGTCTGGGCGGAACCTGGGGTGCTGTTGCAACCGGCTTATTTGCAAGCAAGGCAGTTAATTCTGCCGGAAATGACGGTCTTTTTTATGGTAATGCCGCACAATTGGTTACCCAGATTGAAACCGTTGCCGTAACATGGTTATTTGCCGGGCTTGCTACCTTCATAATTCTTAAAGTGGTTGGACTGTTCTGCAAATTGCGTGTTGATGCTGATGATGAAGAGGCAGGTTTGGATATTACCCAGCATGGTGAAGAAGCTTATGCTGCCAATGTTTCTTCGGGAACTTTATTCAGGGATACAATGGCTTAA
- a CDS encoding P-II family nitrogen regulator, with product MIKIECVFRPGKLEEVKEALGKYGIHGMTVSQVIGCGLQKGRTEVYRGTEYSINLVPKIKMEVVVPDYHVDRVLEIISSVAKTGKIGDGKIFTYPVTDAVRIRTGEKGEDAIK from the coding sequence TTGATTAAAATTGAGTGTGTTTTTCGTCCGGGTAAATTGGAGGAGGTTAAGGAGGCTTTGGGCAAATACGGCATACATGGCATGACTGTAAGCCAGGTGATCGGCTGCGGTTTGCAGAAGGGAAGAACTGAGGTTTACAGAGGAACAGAATATAGCATTAATTTGGTGCCAAAAATCAAAATGGAAGTTGTGGTACCGGATTATCACGTAGACAGGGTTTTAGAAATAATAAGCAGTGTGGCCAAGACCGGTAAGATTGGTGACGGTAAAATATTTACCTATCCCGTCACTGATGCTGTTCGCATAAGAACCGGGGAAAAAGGAGAAGATGCTATTAAATAA